One Pseudomonas syringae CC1557 genomic window, CAGGCAGGCAGCAAAATCAGCAGACCGATCACCAGTTTGCACACGGCGCTCGCCCAGTGACTACTGGAGTCGGGATAAGTGAGCACCAGGAACGTCGCCACGCCCCACCAGATGACTGCGGCCACCAGCACCCAGGGCTCAAGCCCCGGCAGCAGGTACATCAGAAAAAGCAGGACAGCGACCACCGCTGCATAGCCGATACGCATCGACTGGGCGGCAAAACCCGCCAGTCGCGCCCATTCCCAGGCACCCAGAACGACAACCACCCCGATAAACAGGGCGAAGTACATGCCGGTCAGCAGGAAAAAACCGCACAGGGCAATCGGCAACAGGATGAGTGCCGTGATGATCCGTTGTTTCAACATTAAGCCCGGGCTCCAGCTTCTACCTGTTCGCTGGTTTTACCGAAGCGACGTTGGCGAGAAGCGAAATCTGCCAGCGCAGCGCGCATGGCATCGTGTTTGAAGTCCGGCCAGAACAGGTCGGAGAAGTACAGCTCGGCATAGGCCAGCTGCCAAAGCAGGAAATTGCTGATGCGGTGCTCGCCACCGGTGCGAATGCACAGATCCGGCAGCGGCAGATCACCGGTGGCCAGACAGGCCTGCAGCAGCTCGGGCGTAATCTCGTCCGGCTGCAAATGCCCGGCCTGAACTTCACGCGCCAGCCGTTGAGCAGCCTGCGCGATGTCCCATTGGCCGCCGTAATTGGCCGCAATCTGCAGCACGAAGCGATGGTTGCCTGACGTCCGCACCTCGGCCTCACGCATCGCTGCCTGAAGCTCGGGATGAAAGCGCGAACGATCGCCAATGATGCGCAAGCTGATGTCATTTTCGTTCAAGCGCTTGGTTTCACGCCTCAGGGCCGTGAAAAACAGCTCCATCAGCGCTCCGACCTCTTCTGCGGGGCGCTGCCAGTTTTCACTGGAGAACGCGAACAGCGTCAGCACTTCGACCTTGGCTTCGGCACAGACCTCGATAACGGCGCGCACAGCATCGACGCCCGCCTTGTGGCCTGCAACGCCTGGCAACAGACGCTTTTTCGCCCAGCGATTATTACCATCCATGATAATCGCGACGTGACGCGGCACCGATGAAGGCGCGGCAGGTTCTATTTTTCCCATGAAAGCGTCCGAAACCTTATACAGCCATCAGATCAGCTTCTTTCTGCTTCACAGCAGCCTCGATTTCCGCCACGAACTTGTCGGTCAGCTTCTGGACATCGTCCGCCGCACGACGCTCTTCGTCTTCACTGATTTCCTTGTCCTTGACCAGGTCTTTCAACTGGCTCAGGGCATCACGACGGATGTTGCGGACAGCAACACGAGCATCTTCAGCAGCGTCGCGGGCCTGCTTGGTGAAGCCCTTGCGGGTTTCTTCGGTCAGCGCCGGCATCGAAATCAGCAGCAGCTCGCCGAGGTTGGTCGGGTTGAAGCCCAGACCGGAGCTCTGGATAGCCTTGTCGACGGCCGCCAGCATGTTGCGCTCGAACGCCACGACCTGCAGGGTGCGCGAATCCTTGACGGTCACGTTGGCAACCTGGCTCAACGGCGTATCGGCACCGTAGTAAGGAACCATGACGCCACCCAGAATGCTTGGGTGTGCCTTGCCGGTACGGATTCGGGTGAAGGCATGGGCCAGCGACTCCAGGCTCTTCTGCATGCGAACCTGAGCGTCTTTCTTGATTTCGTTGATCATTGTTGGGCTTCCTCGATCAGGGTTCCTTCAGCGCCACCATGGACGATATTCAGAAGGGCACCCGGCTTGTTCATATTGAAGACGCGCAGCGGCATCTTGTGATCGCGACACAGACAGATAGCGGTCAGATCCATCACACCCAGCTTGCGATCCAGCACTTCATCGTAAGTCAGATGATCGAACTTCTCGGCATTCGGGTCCTTGAATGGATCTGCGGTGTACACACCATCGACCTTGGTCGCTTTGAGCACCACATCGGCGTCGATCTCGATAGCGCGCAGGCACGCTGCCGAATCGGTCGTGAAGAACGGATTACCCGTACCCGCCGCGAAGATCACCACTTCCTTGGCGCTGAGATGGCGCATCGCCTTGCGACGATCATAGTGATCGGTGACGCCTACCATCGAAATGGCAGACATGACGATCGCTGTGATATTAGCGCGCTCGAGCGCATCACGCATGGCGAGGGCGTTCATCACAGTGGCCAGCATGCCCATGTGGTCGCCTGTTACCCGATCCATGCCGGCAGCGCTCAGGGCTGCGCCACGGAACAGGTTGCCACCACCGATGACCAGACCGACCTGAACGCCGATACCGACCAGTTGGCCGACTTCCAGCGCCATGCGGTCCAGGACCTTGGGGTCGATGCCGAACTCTTCGGAGCCCATGAGGGCCTCGCCGCTAAGCTTGAGTAGAATGCGTTTATAGCGAGCCTGATAACCACTGCCCTGCTGAGCCATTGCGAATCTCTCCTGCGGCGTTTTTTGAAAAAATCTGTGCTGGCTATTTCAAGCCTGCGCTTACTTTAGCTCGACGCTGTTCGAGCGTCGGGAGAATGCAGCCTTGCGGGCACAATCTCCAAGAAAAAAATTCCTTTGCTCTTTCGACAAAGAGGCCGCACGCGTAAGCGGGCAGCCTCTTTGGGGCGGCAGTTTGAAAAACCGTCTTACTGCTTGGCGGCAGCCAGCTGGGCGGCAACTTCGTCAGCGAAGTTGTCGACAGGCT contains:
- the pyrH gene encoding UMP kinase, which encodes MAQQGSGYQARYKRILLKLSGEALMGSEEFGIDPKVLDRMALEVGQLVGIGVQVGLVIGGGNLFRGAALSAAGMDRVTGDHMGMLATVMNALAMRDALERANITAIVMSAISMVGVTDHYDRRKAMRHLSAKEVVIFAAGTGNPFFTTDSAACLRAIEIDADVVLKATKVDGVYTADPFKDPNAEKFDHLTYDEVLDRKLGVMDLTAICLCRDHKMPLRVFNMNKPGALLNIVHGGAEGTLIEEAQQ
- the uppS gene encoding polyprenyl diphosphate synthase, which translates into the protein MGKIEPAAPSSVPRHVAIIMDGNNRWAKKRLLPGVAGHKAGVDAVRAVIEVCAEAKVEVLTLFAFSSENWQRPAEEVGALMELFFTALRRETKRLNENDISLRIIGDRSRFHPELQAAMREAEVRTSGNHRFVLQIAANYGGQWDIAQAAQRLAREVQAGHLQPDEITPELLQACLATGDLPLPDLCIRTGGEHRISNFLLWQLAYAELYFSDLFWPDFKHDAMRAALADFASRQRRFGKTSEQVEAGARA
- the frr gene encoding ribosome recycling factor; protein product: MINEIKKDAQVRMQKSLESLAHAFTRIRTGKAHPSILGGVMVPYYGADTPLSQVANVTVKDSRTLQVVAFERNMLAAVDKAIQSSGLGFNPTNLGELLLISMPALTEETRKGFTKQARDAAEDARVAVRNIRRDALSQLKDLVKDKEISEDEERRAADDVQKLTDKFVAEIEAAVKQKEADLMAV